GTTCATGCCGGACATTTCGCGCATGTGCGGCCCGGCCCACAATGTCTGGTAAGCCAAGAAAACCGCGTGCGTTGCGACCGTCAGTGGCGCAAAGCGCCAAAAGGCCGCACTGCCGAGAATGCGCCCGACATCGGCCAATTCGCTTGCCGCCGTCTCGCTGCCGCCGCGGCGCGGGGAGTCGGGGCTGAAAAACCAAATCGCAGCGGCCGTGACGACCGTCAATACGCCCATGCCGTAGATGACAAAGCGCCAATCGACGATTCCGAGCAGCCAATCGACCGGCAGTGTGGCACTTGCGGCCCCGAGGCCGCCGAAGCCGAGTAGCAGACCGTTGGCAAGCGGCAGTCGCTCGATCGGCCAGTAGAGCGTGTTGGCCTTGAATGCAGCCATGAGGCTGGCCGACACACCGAGCCCGATCAACGCGCGCCCGACCGCAAGTCCCATGATCGTGTCGGCCGACGCGAAGATGCAGGCCCCCGCAACTGCAAAAAGAAGCAGAAACGCGTGCGTGCGCCGCGGTCCCCAGCGGTCGAGGGCGATGCCGAGCGGCACTTGGGCCAGCGCAAAGGTCGCGAAATAGGCGGACGTGATCGTGCCGAAAGCGGCCGGCTGCAGTCCCAATTCGGCCGAAAGATCGGGGCCGATCGCTGCATTGACCGTGCGGAACGAATAGGACAGGAAATAGCCGGCGGCAAAAGGCAGAAAGCAGCGCGCGACGCGCGCGCCGAAGCCGCTTGGAACTGCCATTGTCTCAACCCGCCTCGAACAAGCGCCGACCGTCCGGCGTGAGTTTGCAGACGAGCCAGTCGGGCTTCAACGGGTTGGCGTACCATGGTTCGCACCAACCTTTGTCGAGGCAGGCTTTGACTGTGCGCGGATCGATCTTGCGGCCATCGCCGACGAAAAGCGGAAGTTTGCCGCCCGGTTCGCCGAGGCCGCGTGCCAGCCACGCGCGCTGCAAGGCTGTCGGTTGCCCGGGGCCCGGCGGCAAGCCTTTGGGACGACCGTCGCCGTCGCGTTTGGGTGCAGGGGGTTCGTCGAAGCCGGAGACGCGGCGCGCCGGAAAAGGTATGGGAACGGAAGACATTCTTGCTTTTGTGTTTCTTGTGTTCTCGTGCGTCGCGCGCACAACGCGACGAGTGTAGCCTCAATACGTCACTTTGAGCAATTTGAAGTCGCGTCGCGCGCGCCGCATTAGTTTACTTCATCGCCGATGCAATTTTTGTAATCGCACAACTTAATGGTCTTGGCGCGAGGTTACTGCGGATGTAAAACTGAAAGTGCGGTGTGTTGCGGCGCAACGCCCGCAGCGGGTACTACAATCGTGGTCCAAATATGTTGTGTTCACCATACAAATGGCGTTAAAAAAAAGACATCCCCCTTGCGAGTCGATTAACAGGAGAAGAGACGATGGCTACATCCGAAAATGCATCGCGCGGCAAGGTCAAGCGCCGCAAGTCGCGCGCCGAGGCCCGCCGCACGACGCCGGTCGATGTCCAGGTCGGGCGCAACGTGCGCCGTCGCCGCATTGAACTCGGTATGTCGCAGACGTCGCTTGCGCAGGCCTGCGGGATCACCTTTCAGCAGATCCAGAAATACGAAAACGGCGCCAACCGCGTTTCGGCGTCGCGTCTGTGGCAGTTTGCCGCCGTGCTCGGCGTGCCGGTCGTTTATTTCTTTGACGGTCTCGGAACCCCGAAGGCCGAAGTGAAGGGCACCAACCCGAGCAAGCTCGAACGCAAGATCGACGACGACACGGCCAAAATTGCGCGCAAGATTGCTTCGATTCAGGACGAGAAACTGAAGCGTCGCCTGAAGACGATGCTGGCGGCACTCGCGGCCAAGTAGGCGCGCGGAAACGGTATGACGGACGGCGGAGCGGTTAGGCGGCGTAAGTCGCAAGGCTCTCTGCCGTTCGCCGTTCGCCGTGCGTTGCTGCGTGCTTGCCGTCAGGCAGGGCGTTTGATTGCTTCTTCGGGGCGCCCTGCAGGTGCCGGAGCCAGTTCGATCTCCGCGTAGCCCGGCGACATAGCGCACGCCTCAAGATAGCGGCGCGGCGACGTCATCAGCATAAAGCGGCGGTCGCCTCGGCGGATGTCGGCTTCCGCACTCGCGAAACCGTAGATGTCGTGCGCGCGCGAGAACGGCTTTTCGCGGTTCTCGACATAGGCGATCTCAGGTTCGGCGATGCCCACGCAGGTCGTCCAGCGCCAGTTTGCAAGCGCGTAGAGATTGACGAGGCGGATCATCGGCAGGATGGCGCCTTTTTCGCCGCTTAAATTGCTGCCCGCCCCAACCCACGCGATATGTACATGCTCGAGCATGCGCGCACTCGGTGCGGTCACAAGGCAGGTTTCGGCGCCGCGCGGCGCGCCGTCGTCGCCGAACCAGAAGCGTTGGTTTTCCATCGCGTCGGCGAGGTTGGTGCCGAGCCAGATCAGCCGCGCGCCGCAGCTCGCGACGGCTTGGTCGCCGCGCAGGCCGTACAGCATCATTGTGTCGGCCGTGCCGCCGGAGTGGTAGGCGCCGTCGAAAACCGGCGAAAGCGACATTCTTTGCGAATTCTCTTTCGCGTAGATTGAATATTCGGCCAGCGAATGTCCGACCTCCGGTTCCAAACCCACCTTCCGCAAAGCCCCCACAAGTCGGACCGCCTTCATCGATGCTGCTCGCCGCAGATGTGCGGGCAATGCCTCAGCCGAGAATGCATCGAGGAAGGGGACAGTTTTCATGTCTGGCTCTCCGGCGGTTCCCAGGGGGCGGAAACGACGATGCCCGAATTGCGGTCTGGCAGGGCAAGCCGCCAATAGTTGCGGCGATTTCCGCCGATACGCAACGAAAGCTTGTAGAGGGTCGCTGAATTTTCACGCAGCGATTCGGTCAGATGGCGGTCGACGAGTGCGGCGAAGTCGCGGTCGGTCGGCCGGTCGAGGACCCGGCGGCCGACATAGCGCGCGGTCGGCAGTTCGTGCGCCGAACTCATCTGAAGCGACACAGCCTCTCCGTCGATGACCGAATAGATGTGCGCCGCGCGGAGCTTGTTCGCGGCGGCAAGCCCGGTCATCGGCGAACTGCCGGCATGCGCCAACCGCAGCGTGTCGCGCAGCGGATCCGGCGTTTCGTCAATGCTCCGGCGCTCGACCACCCATTCGCCGGGGGGCAGCGGCGTCGCCGCGAGAATGCGCCGACCCAAAGCAGCGATCGCATCGGACGGCGTCTCGCTTTCCGGCAAGTCGAACGCGTCGCCGTTCGCAAAGCGGTTGCGCAGCACGCGCTTGATCCCCGCGCTATGCTCGCCGAGCCAGTCGCGTGCCGCCGTCAGCGCCTGGCGCGTGGCGACGTTGGGGGCGTAGTGAAGACGCAGCGTGCCGATGGCGTCGAGGCTCATGCCGACGAAACCGAGATTGCGGCAGGCAAACGCGACGATGTCTTCCCGCCCTGGTTTCAGTCCGAGGATCTCGTAAGCGAGAGCCGCAAGATCGGTGCGCGGATGGCGCGTGGCGATGCCGCTTTCGTCGAACCAAAGGCACGTCGGTTGCGGCAGCGACAGCCGCTCGAGACGCACGATTCGGCGGTCGAGATCCGCGTCCTGTGCGGAAGGCTTGCTGTCGATTTCGAAGACCTCGAAGAGGAAACGGTCGCGCTCTGCGGCGTCGCTGCGCTCTTCGGCAACGGCGGTCGCGATCGCGACGATGTCTTGCGCGTCGAGCTTTGCGGTTCGGCCCTGGAAGATGCGCTGGATCGTATCGGCACTGCGCCCGCACATGCGCGCTGCCGCTTTGAAAGTGATGCGACGCCGCTCCAACGCAGCACGAAGATTCGAGACCAAATCCATTCCAGGCATTTCTGCACCCTCGAAGCGGTGGAAGTGCGGAGGCAGACCGCGTTTGTATGCAGGATACCTGAAATTCTTTAGCAAGGAATGGCCCATATGCCCCTTTTGCAGTCGCTGCGTGCGTCTCGGATCAAAAACGGCCATGGGAATGCCGACTCCACGATGGACTACGCGCGGTCGACGTCGAGAAACAGTTCCGGCGCGCGCCCCCTTGATGGGCTGGCCGGGCGCGGTCGGCAAGGCAAAGTCCTGACGCGCGGACGGGGGCGCAAATCTGCCTACGAATGTATTGAAATCACACCGCGTTCAGTTTGGATCGGTGGGCGGCGCACGTCGATTCGCCTCGAGCCGGAGTTTTGGGAGGCGCTTTCCTACATTGCAAAGCGCGAAGCAACCGATCCGCCGGGCGTGTTGCTGGAAATCGAGCGAATCCACGGACGTAGCCGATTCGCATCGAAAGTCCGCGTTGCGATTCTGAACTATTTCCGACCCTGAACAGGACGGCCCGTGCGGCCGTTCCGCTCGGCGGGGACGGCACGGGAGAAAACAGTTGCAGTGAGTTCTCGATAACGGCTGAATGGTTGTATACATCTGACTACGTCCGTAATCACGAACGCCGTGTTTTTTGCGGTTTCGACGTTCGGATTCGGCCTTGACAATGCCTTGTATGTTGCAATTCTTGCCGAGTCGGGCCGCATCGTTGATGTCGGAAGTCATATGCGGTTCGAAATGTTCGGCGACAATTCCATGCTTGTTCCGGCTGCGTCCGGGGATCATTCTGCGGATATGGCACAGGCACAACCGTCGCACGGGCTCGCCCAAGCATTTTCGAATGTCGGGCACAGCTATTCGCATCTGCTGACGATGCTGTTCCCAACCGTCGTACTCGCCCTCGAGAGCGCGTGGTCGATGAGTTACGGCGAACTGATCGCGCTGATGCTGGCAGGCCAGATTCTGTTCGGTGCGGCGGCCTTGCCGGCGGGGTGGATTGGCGATCGCTGGTCGGCCGTCGGCATGATGGTAGTTTACTTCATCTGTAGCGGTCTTGCCGCGATCGCGACGGGTTTTGCGAGCTCGCCGCTGCAGATCGCGGTCGGGCTTGGCGCCATCGGCATGTTCGCCGCGATCTACCATCCGGTCGGCATGGCGTGGCTGGTGCGCACGGCCGTGGATCGCGGCAAGGCGCTCGGCGTCAACGGCGTCTACGGGGCCGTTGGCATTGCACTCGCACCGCTTGCGGCGGGTTTGCTGACGGACTGGATATCGTGGCGCGCGGCCTTCATCGTGCCCGGCGTCACCGCCTTTGCGATTGGCCTTGCCTTATGGGTGTGTGCGGCACAAGGGCGCGTTGTCGACACGCCGCGCGACGTGAATCCGACGCCTGAGCCCACGCGTGGGGATGCGGTGCGCGCCTTCGTTTTGCTGTCTTTCACGATGACGTTTGTCGGCCTCATCGGTTCGACTTTCATGGTCATGCTGCCCAAACTCTTCGACGACCGTCTGCGCGACATCACGGCGGGCGGCGTGTTCGGCACCGGCGCGCTCGTCACGACGGTCTATCTGATTGCGGCGTCGGCGCAGTATTTTGGCGGGCGATTGGCCGACCGCTATGCGATGAAGCGGGTCTATGTGGCGGCCTTTGCGATCCAAGCACCCGTGCTATTCGTCGCGGCGTTTCTCGACTCGTGGCCGCTTCTGGCGATCGCGATCGCGATGGTGTTCGTGAATGTCGGCGCATTGCCGGCCG
Above is a genomic segment from Magnetospirillum sp. containing:
- a CDS encoding helix-turn-helix transcriptional regulator, which gives rise to MDLVSNLRAALERRRITFKAAARMCGRSADTIQRIFQGRTAKLDAQDIVAIATAVAEERSDAAERDRFLFEVFEIDSKPSAQDADLDRRIVRLERLSLPQPTCLWFDESGIATRHPRTDLAALAYEILGLKPGREDIVAFACRNLGFVGMSLDAIGTLRLHYAPNVATRQALTAARDWLGEHSAGIKRVLRNRFANGDAFDLPESETPSDAIAALGRRILAATPLPPGEWVVERRSIDETPDPLRDTLRLAHAGSSPMTGLAAANKLRAAHIYSVIDGEAVSLQMSSAHELPTARYVGRRVLDRPTDRDFAALVDRHLTESLRENSATLYKLSLRIGGNRRNYWRLALPDRNSGIVVSAPWEPPESQT
- a CDS encoding MFS transporter; translated protein: MAVPSGFGARVARCFLPFAAGYFLSYSFRTVNAAIGPDLSAELGLQPAAFGTITSAYFATFALAQVPLGIALDRWGPRRTHAFLLLFAVAGACIFASADTIMGLAVGRALIGLGVSASLMAAFKANTLYWPIERLPLANGLLLGFGGLGAASATLPVDWLLGIVDWRFVIYGMGVLTVVTAAAIWFFSPDSPRRGGSETAASELADVGRILGSAAFWRFAPLTVATHAVFLAYQTLWAGPHMREMSGMNRGDVGIGMALVTGAMAFGYPMLGALADWLRQRGIPPVRTFGFYCALFVAVQLLLLANPPGYAHALWAGFGFLGCGTILGYAVLTQSFAAALSGRVNATLNLFVFGMAFAAQAGIGGVLAAFAQDPVLGHGTALAVAIALQIASLLWFMLARTKSVLAPASAPAGDSENHVQTSEIRDRSL
- a CDS encoding ribbon-helix-helix domain-containing protein; amino-acid sequence: MPLLQSLRASRIKNGHGNADSTMDYARSTSRNSSGARPLDGLAGRGRQGKVLTRGRGRKSAYECIEITPRSVWIGGRRTSIRLEPEFWEALSYIAKREATDPPGVLLEIERIHGRSRFASKVRVAILNYFRP
- a CDS encoding helix-turn-helix transcriptional regulator, whose product is MATSENASRGKVKRRKSRAEARRTTPVDVQVGRNVRRRRIELGMSQTSLAQACGITFQQIQKYENGANRVSASRLWQFAAVLGVPVVYFFDGLGTPKAEVKGTNPSKLERKIDDDTAKIARKIASIQDEKLKRRLKTMLAALAAK
- a CDS encoding MFS transporter, whose protein sequence is MAQAQPSHGLAQAFSNVGHSYSHLLTMLFPTVVLALESAWSMSYGELIALMLAGQILFGAAALPAGWIGDRWSAVGMMVVYFICSGLAAIATGFASSPLQIAVGLGAIGMFAAIYHPVGMAWLVRTAVDRGKALGVNGVYGAVGIALAPLAAGLLTDWISWRAAFIVPGVTAFAIGLALWVCAAQGRVVDTPRDVNPTPEPTRGDAVRAFVLLSFTMTFVGLIGSTFMVMLPKLFDDRLRDITAGGVFGTGALVTTVYLIAASAQYFGGRLADRYAMKRVYVAAFAIQAPVLFVAAFLDSWPLLAIAIAMVFVNVGALPAENGMLAHFTPGKWRGTAYGAKFVLALGVAAACVPLIGQVYDRTGGFFWLFMVLSAAAAFVAAIGAFLPNDRAGAAPRATIPAQPGAVAAE